A single Callithrix jacchus isolate 240 chromosome 4, calJac240_pri, whole genome shotgun sequence DNA region contains:
- the LOC100390749 gene encoding sperm motility kinase-like, which translates to MKQGLASTSPALRPLHYQILNFIGRGAFGEVTLAWHLKTSTRVAVAVKTIDRTGFLSSHREMTVLQSVHHRNIIKLYHIISSKEACQLVLEYAAGGSLSNWLEQNIMTEEEARGKFQQMLSAVRYLHRRSIAHRDLKPDNMLLDIKGNIKIADFGSATSYHEGQRLTIAHGTLAYMAPELFGAQGYECPAMDIWSLGVTLFQMVSNNLPFSAVSRTQLKRLILSGQYASPQYFSEGLKRLIKNLLTPDPNEWPTADKVMGESWVNNGLHRKSDPQHAPTASLTIERNCEDLENLARQALQCDRVASSIVSAIGSGGALETLAEEAPQRDLVSAASTKCSTGRENLETLAQPALPHNLTAASTQITTQSTVAPQPVHEGSVLQAGQPEAVLARPTRGWSCRRAARRCIAIIRRCCWPVPIQEAE; encoded by the coding sequence ATGAAGCAGGGATTGGCCTCCACCTCACCTGCCCTGCGGCCACTGCATTATCAAATACTGAATTTCATAGGCCGTGGTGCCTTTGGCGAGGTCACGCTGGCCTGGCACTTAAAGACCAGCACCCGGGTGGCGGTGGCGGTGAAAACAATCGACAGAACCGGCTTCCTCTCTAGCCACAGAGAGATGACTGTTTTACAGTCGGTGCACCACCGAAACATCATTAAATTATATCATATTATTAGCAGCAAAGAGGCGTGCCAGTTAGTACTTGAATACGCCGCAGGAGGAAGCCTGTCTAACTGGCTTGAACAGAACATCATGACAGAGGAGGAGGCCCGAGGCAAGTTCCAACAAATGCTGTCCGCCGTGAGGTACCTCCACCGCCGCAGCATCGCTCACAGAGACCTGAAACCGGACAACATGCTGTTAGATATTAAGGGAAACATCAAAATTGCGGATTTTGGATCGGCCACGAGTTACCATGAGGGGCAGAGGCTGACAATAGCTCATGGCACCCTGGCCTACATGGCCCCAGAACTCTTCGGGGCCCAGGGCTATGAATGCCCCGCCATGGACATATGGAGCCTAGGCGTCACGCTGTTCCAGATGGTGTCCAACAACCTGCCCTTCTCCGCAGTGAGTCGTACGCAACTGAAACGCCTAATTCTATCTGGCCAGTATGCTAGCCCGCAGTACTTTTCTGAAGGCCTTAAAAGACTAATTAAAAACCTTTTAACGCCTGATCCCAATGAGTGGCCAACAGCAGACAAAGTCATGGGGGAATCATGGGTGAACAACGGCCTTCACAGGAAGTCAGACCCCCAGCATGCCCCCACGGCCTCCCTGACCATTGAGCGCAATTGTGAAGATTTAGAAAACTTGGCACGGCAAGCCCTCCAGTGTGACCGTGTGGCCTCCTCCATTGTAAGCGCCATAGGCAGTGGTGGTGCTTTAGAAACCTTGGCAGAGGAAGCCCCCCAGCGTGACCTTgtgtctgcagcctccaccaaGTGCTCCACCGGCAGGGAAAATTTAGAAACTTTGGCTCAACCAGCCCTCCCGCATAACCTCACGGCCGCCTCCACCCAGATCACCACCCAGAGCACCGTGGCTCCACAACCAGTACACGAAGGCAGCGTCCTCCAAGCTGGGCAGCCCGAGGCTGTGTTGGCCCGGCCAACAAGAGGCTGGAGCTGCCGCAGGGCTGCCCGAAGGTGCATTGCCATAATAAGGAGATGCTGCTGGCCTGTGCCCATCCAAGAGGCAGAGTAA